The following DNA comes from Kitasatospora sp. NBC_01287.
GGGACACGGCAGGCGAGGTGGTCGGCTTCGGCGCGCGCCGGCTGCGCGAGGACGACAACGGGCCCAAGTACCTCAACACCCCCGAGACGCCGCTCTACAAGAAGTCGCAGGTGCTCTACGGCATCGACCTGGCCAAGAAGGAGATCGTCAAGAGCGGCCGGGCCGTGGTGGTCGAGGGCTACACCGATGTGATGGCCTGTCACCTGGCCGGTGTCACCTCGGCGGTGGCCACCTGCGGCACCGCCTTCGCCGAGGACCACATCAAGATCATCCGTCGGCTGCTGATGGACACCTCCTCCTACCGGGGCGAGACGGTCTTCACCTTCGACGGCGACGCGGCCGGGCAGAAGGCGGCGCTGCGCGCCTTCGAGGACGACCAGAAGTTCGCCGCCCGCACCTCGATCGCGATCACCCCCGGCGGCATGGATCCCTGCGAACTGCGCCTCGCCCAGGGCGAGGAGGCGGTGCGCGAGCTGATCGCCAACCCGGTGCCGCTCTTCGAGTTCGCGCTGCGCAGCACCGTCGCCCGGCACCGGGTGGACGCCGCCGAGGGCCGGGCCGCCGCCCTGGAGGAGGCGGCGCCGATCGTCGCCAAGATCAAGGACCCGTCCATCCGGCACGAGTACGCCGTCCAGCTGGCCGGTCTGCTCGGCATCCTGGACGAGCAGTTCGTGGTCCGCCGGGTCGGCCAGATCGCCCGCTGGCAGCGCGAGTCCCCGCAGCAGCGCCAGCCGGTGCGCCGGGCCGAGCCGCAGCCGCAGGCCCCCGCCCCGCGCCCGGCGCTGCGCCTCGACTCGCGCGACCCGGCCCGGCTCGTCGAGCGCGAGCTGCTCAAACTCGCCCTCCAGACCCCGGAGCTGGTCAGCCCGGCGTTCGACCAGTACGCCGAGGAGGAGTTCCCGACCCCGCCCTACGCCGCGGTCCGCCGGGCCATCGGCAAGGCCGGCGGCACGACCTTCGGCGCGGCTGTGCCCAACTTCCTCGACCTGGTCCAGGACGCCGCCGAGAACGAGCAGATCCGCTCGCTGGTCACCGAGTTGACGGTCGAGCCGATCCGCACCCGACGCAAGCCGGACGCCATCTACGCGGGCGGGTTCCTGGTGGAGTTGCGCCGCGCGGCCGTGCAGCGCCGGGTCGAGGAGGTCCGCGGCCAGCTCCAGCGCCTGGGCAACCGGGCCACCCCCGAGCAGCTCGCCCCGGTCCAGCAGGAGTTGTGGGCGCTGCAGCAGTACGACTCCAACCTCAAGACCCGTGGCGCCGCCGGGCTGTAGCGCCTTCAGTGTGGCGTACCCCACACTGAAAGGGTCTCAGTCCGTCGGTTTTCGGGCGCGCGCGCCCGTGGAGGTGGGCCTCTTGGAGATCGTCAGAGCACCCGAGGCAGCGCCCGCCGCGGAGCCGGCCGCCGCCGGCCCGTCCGCCGGCCCGTCCGCCGGCCCGGCCACCGGCCCGGCCACCGGGCCCGATCGCGAGCCCCGGCCCGAGGAGCTCGACGACGACACGCCGCTGGTCCTGCTGGACGAGCCCACCGGCCCGGCCGCCGACCTGTTCCGCCAGTACCTGCGCGAGATCGGCCGGATCCGGCTGCTCTCCGCCGTCGAGGAGGTGGAGCTGGCCCGGCAGGTCGAGGCGGGCCTCTTCGCCGAGCAGCAGCTGAGCCGGCACGGCCTGCCGCCGGGTCCGCTGGCCGACGAGCTGGACCAGCTGGTGGTGCTCGGCCGGATCGCCAAGCGCCGCCTGATCGAGGCGAACCTGCGGCTGGTGGTCTCGGTCGCCAAGCGCTTCGTGGGCCGCGGGCTCACGATGCTCGACCTGGTCCAGGAGGGCAACCTCGGGCTGATCCGGGCGGTCGAGAAGTTCGACTACACCCGCGGCTACAAGTTCTCCACCTACGCGACCTGGTGGATCCGCCAGGCGATGAGCCGCGCGCTGGCCGACCAGGCCCGCACCATCCGGATGCCGGTGCACGTGGTCGAGCTGGTCAACCGGGTGCTGCGGGTGCAGCGCAGGCTGCTCCAGGAGCGCGGCAGCGCGCCCACCGCGGCCGAACTGGGCCTGGTCCTGGAGCTGACCGAGGCGCGGGTCCGCGAGGTGCTGCGGCTGGCCCAGGAGCCGGTCTCGCTGCACACCCCGATCGGCGCGGAGGAGGACGTGGCGCTCGGCGACCTGATCGAGGACGCCGACGCGGCCTCCCCGGTCGAGAGCGCCGCCTTCCTGCTGCTGCGCGAGCACCTGGACGCGGTGCTGGCCACCCTCGGCGAGCGCGAACGCAAGGTGGTCGAGCTGCGCTACGGGCTCATCGACGGGCGGCCGCGCACCCTGGAGGAGATCGGCGCGCTCTTCGGGGTGACCAGGGAGCGGATCCGCCAGATCGAGTCCAAGACCCTCGGCAAGCTGCGCGAGCACGCCTTCGCCGACCAGCTGCGCGGTTACCTCGACTGACGCCGCCGGGGCCGGTCGGGAGCCGGCCCCGGCAGCGACGTCAGACCGGACGGACCGGACGGACCGGACGGACCCTAGTGGTGGAAGGCGCTCTCCGCCGCCACGCCGCGGTCCTGCAGCGGGCCGGGCTGGCTGAGCAGTTCGGGCAGCAGCTTGGAGAGGTCGGCCAGCAGCATCTCCGCCAGGTCGATGGTGAACCCGTTGCGGCAGACCACCCGCAGCACCGACAGGTCGGTCCGGTTCTCCGGGAAGGTGTAGGCGGGCACCTGCCAGCCGCGCTCGCGCAACCGCCGCGAGACGTCGAAGACGTCGAAGGCCGTCACATGGTCGGCCACCGTGAAGGCGAAGACCGGCAGCTGGTCGCCCCGGGTGATCAGCCGGAACGAGCCCAGCTTCTCGATCCCGGTGGCCAAGTGCTGCGCGACGTGGCGGCAGGACTGTTGCACCGCCCGGTAGCCCTCGCGCCCCAGCCGCAGGAAGGTGTAGTACTGCGCGACCACCTCGGACCCGGGCCGGGAGAAGTTGAGCGCGAAGGTCGGCATGTCGCCGCCCAGGTAGTTGACCTTGAAGACCAGCTCCTCGGGCAGCGCCTCGTGGTCGCGCCACAGCGCCCAGCCGACCCCTGGGTAGACCAGGCCGTACTTGTGGCCCGAGGTGTTGATCGAGGCCACCCGGGGCAGCCGGAAGTCCCAGACCAGCTCGGGGTCGAGGAACGGGGCCACCATGCCGCCGGAGGCGCCGTCCACGTGCACCGGGATGTCCAGCCCGGTGCGCTGCTGCAGGTCGTCCAGCGCCGAGCA
Coding sequences within:
- the dnaG gene encoding DNA primase; this encodes MAGRIRDEDVQAVRSALPIDVVVGDYVQLANGGGGQLKGVCPFHDEKSASFYVSPSKGLFHCFGCQESGDTISFLMKIEHFSFAEAVERMAAQANITLRYEEGGYSSRGQQGERTRLVEAHKVAAAWYREQLESPEGEIGRKFLGERGFDAEAAAHFGVGYAPAGWEHLVRHLRGKGFTDKEILLGGLASQGQRGGLIDRFRGRLVWPIRDTAGEVVGFGARRLREDDNGPKYLNTPETPLYKKSQVLYGIDLAKKEIVKSGRAVVVEGYTDVMACHLAGVTSAVATCGTAFAEDHIKIIRRLLMDTSSYRGETVFTFDGDAAGQKAALRAFEDDQKFAARTSIAITPGGMDPCELRLAQGEEAVRELIANPVPLFEFALRSTVARHRVDAAEGRAAALEEAAPIVAKIKDPSIRHEYAVQLAGLLGILDEQFVVRRVGQIARWQRESPQQRQPVRRAEPQPQAPAPRPALRLDSRDPARLVERELLKLALQTPELVSPAFDQYAEEEFPTPPYAAVRRAIGKAGGTTFGAAVPNFLDLVQDAAENEQIRSLVTELTVEPIRTRRKPDAIYAGGFLVELRRAAVQRRVEEVRGQLQRLGNRATPEQLAPVQQELWALQQYDSNLKTRGAAGL
- a CDS encoding glutamate decarboxylase, whose amino-acid sequence is MALHRGTSADHRLAVNALLGEADPIGAMRMAPPKHRLHHTPLPPRIAYQLIHDELMLDGNAKLNLATFVTTQMEPEADRLMAECADKNMIDKDEYPQTAELERRCVAILADLWHAPAADQAVGCSTTGSSEACMLAGLALKRRWMRRNQQRYDAGARPNIVMGANVQVCWEKFANFWEVECRLAPMEGERFHLDAASALALCDENTIGVVGVLGSTFDGSYEPIAEICSALDDLQQRTGLDIPVHVDGASGGMVAPFLDPELVWDFRLPRVASINTSGHKYGLVYPGVGWALWRDHEALPEELVFKVNYLGGDMPTFALNFSRPGSEVVAQYYTFLRLGREGYRAVQQSCRHVAQHLATGIEKLGSFRLITRGDQLPVFAFTVADHVTAFDVFDVSRRLRERGWQVPAYTFPENRTDLSVLRVVCRNGFTIDLAEMLLADLSKLLPELLSQPGPLQDRGVAAESAFHH
- a CDS encoding RNA polymerase sigma factor; the encoded protein is MEVGLLEIVRAPEAAPAAEPAAAGPSAGPSAGPATGPATGPDREPRPEELDDDTPLVLLDEPTGPAADLFRQYLREIGRIRLLSAVEEVELARQVEAGLFAEQQLSRHGLPPGPLADELDQLVVLGRIAKRRLIEANLRLVVSVAKRFVGRGLTMLDLVQEGNLGLIRAVEKFDYTRGYKFSTYATWWIRQAMSRALADQARTIRMPVHVVELVNRVLRVQRRLLQERGSAPTAAELGLVLELTEARVREVLRLAQEPVSLHTPIGAEEDVALGDLIEDADAASPVESAAFLLLREHLDAVLATLGERERKVVELRYGLIDGRPRTLEEIGALFGVTRERIRQIESKTLGKLREHAFADQLRGYLD